In a single window of the Streptomyces sp. NBC_00285 genome:
- a CDS encoding GbsR/MarR family transcriptional regulator: MTDAVGRDQEAVSKFVESFAAQLVEAGMQRMPARVFAALLSSDEGTMSSAELGEQLRISPAAVSGAVRYLAQTHMVSREREPGSRRERYRVHGDQWYEALTNREAVLKRWEAALREGVASLGADTPAGRRMAETLAFFEFVEGEVAAMMERWRIHREERFGSL; the protein is encoded by the coding sequence ATGACGGATGCGGTGGGGCGTGACCAGGAGGCGGTCTCGAAGTTCGTGGAGAGCTTCGCCGCCCAGCTCGTCGAAGCCGGGATGCAGCGCATGCCGGCCCGGGTCTTCGCCGCGCTCCTGTCCTCCGACGAGGGCACCATGTCCTCCGCCGAACTGGGCGAGCAGCTGCGGATCAGCCCCGCCGCGGTCTCCGGGGCGGTGCGCTATCTCGCTCAGACGCACATGGTCTCGCGCGAGCGGGAGCCCGGTTCGCGCCGTGAGCGCTACCGGGTGCACGGCGACCAGTGGTACGAGGCCCTGACCAACCGCGAGGCAGTCCTCAAGCGCTGGGAGGCCGCCCTGCGCGAGGGTGTCGCCAGCCTCGGTGCCGACACGCCCGCGGGACGCCGCATGGCCGAGACGCTCGCCTTCTTCGAGTTCGTCGAGGGCGAGGTCGCGGCCATGATGGAGCGGTGGCGGATCCACCGCGAGGAGCGTTTCGGGAGCCTTTAG
- a CDS encoding APC family permease, with amino-acid sequence MAVDEGVAPATDTGGDGSVHRLKANAVGLTGVVFMAVATAAPITAMTGNVPFMVSSGNGIGAPASYLVAMVVLAIFSVGFTSMAKHITSTGAFYGFISYGLGRTVGLASGLLATFAYVVFEPALIGIFSTFATGTLKDQTGLHIPWWAFAVLMLAVNAMGTWFGISVAEKLLVVLLATEVTILAAMAVSVAFHGGGPNGFSLDPVNPVNAFKGTSAGLGLFFAFWSWVGFESTAMYGEESRNPKKIIPKATMISVLGVGVFYVFVSWMAISGTGESNAVKVATANPLQLFFGPTEQYVGHWAVDVMQWLMITGSLACGMAFHNCAARYMYALGREGVLPVLKNTVGRTHARHGSPHIAGLVQTVVTGVLLLAFAAAGKDPYNGTYVLLAILGTMAILVVQAVCSFAVLAYFRTHHPESRHWFRTFTAPLVGGVAMLAVVVLLVSNMGAAAGSESGSLVLKATPWLVAAVAALGIGYAQYLKRRSPERYLLLGRTVLEETKER; translated from the coding sequence ATGGCAGTGGACGAAGGAGTCGCCCCGGCGACGGACACGGGCGGGGACGGCTCGGTCCACCGACTGAAGGCCAACGCTGTGGGCCTGACCGGGGTGGTCTTCATGGCCGTCGCGACCGCCGCGCCGATCACCGCGATGACCGGCAACGTGCCCTTCATGGTGTCCTCCGGCAACGGCATCGGAGCCCCGGCGAGCTACCTCGTCGCAATGGTCGTCCTGGCAATCTTTTCCGTCGGCTTCACCTCGATGGCGAAGCACATCACCTCGACGGGCGCCTTCTACGGCTTCATCTCCTACGGCCTCGGCCGCACGGTCGGACTGGCCTCGGGGCTGCTCGCCACCTTCGCGTACGTCGTGTTCGAACCGGCGCTCATCGGCATCTTCTCGACCTTCGCGACGGGAACTCTGAAGGACCAGACGGGACTTCACATCCCGTGGTGGGCGTTCGCGGTGCTGATGCTCGCGGTCAACGCGATGGGCACCTGGTTCGGCATCTCGGTCGCCGAGAAACTGCTCGTCGTCCTGCTCGCCACCGAGGTGACGATCCTCGCCGCGATGGCGGTCTCGGTCGCCTTCCACGGCGGCGGCCCGAACGGCTTCAGCCTCGACCCGGTCAACCCCGTCAACGCCTTCAAGGGCACCTCCGCCGGACTGGGCCTCTTCTTCGCCTTCTGGTCATGGGTCGGCTTCGAGTCGACGGCGATGTACGGCGAGGAGTCCCGCAACCCGAAGAAGATCATCCCCAAGGCGACGATGATCTCCGTGCTGGGCGTCGGCGTCTTCTACGTCTTCGTCTCCTGGATGGCCATCTCGGGCACCGGCGAGTCGAACGCCGTCAAGGTCGCCACCGCCAACCCCCTGCAGCTCTTCTTCGGCCCGACCGAGCAGTACGTCGGCCACTGGGCGGTCGACGTCATGCAGTGGCTGATGATCACCGGCTCGCTGGCCTGCGGCATGGCCTTCCACAACTGCGCCGCCCGCTACATGTACGCGCTGGGCCGCGAGGGCGTCCTGCCCGTCCTGAAGAACACCGTCGGCCGCACCCACGCCCGGCACGGCTCACCGCACATCGCGGGCCTGGTGCAGACGGTGGTGACGGGAGTGCTGCTCCTCGCGTTCGCGGCGGCCGGCAAGGACCCGTACAACGGCACATACGTCCTGCTCGCCATCCTCGGCACCATGGCGATCCTGGTCGTGCAGGCCGTGTGCTCCTTCGCGGTGCTGGCGTACTTCCGCACGCACCACCCGGAGAGCCGCCACTGGTTCAGGACCTTCACGGCCCCGCTGGTCGGCGGTGTCGCGATGCTCGCCGTGGTCGTCCTGCTGGTCTCCAACATGGGCGCGGCGGCCGGTTCGGAGTCGGGTTCCCTCGTCCTGAAGGCCACGCCGTGGCTGGTGGCGGCGGTCGCGGCCCTGGGCATCGGGTACGCCCAGTACCTGAAGCGACGCTCGCCGGAACGCTATCTGCTGCTCGGGCGGACGGTGCTGGAGGAGACGAAGGAACGCTAG
- a CDS encoding ethanolamine ammonia-lyase subunit EutB: protein MSYSSVLGGRRHRFESLARLLAAASPERSGDRLAGLAAASEQERVAARWALAEVPLADFLTKPLIPYETDDVTRLILDTHDATAFAPVASMTVGGFREWLLSQAASAEALAAVSPGLTPEMVAAVSKLMGNADLVAVARKVRVVTAFRSTIGLPGRLATRLQPNHPTDDPAGVAAALLDGLLLGSGDAVIGINPATDSPRAVRDLLELLDGVIQRYAIPTQSCVLCHVTTSVDLMERGAPVDLVFQSIAGTQAANASFGVTLGLLDEAYEAALKLERGTVGRNVMYFETGQGSALSAGAHHGVDQQTVEARAYAVARRYDPLLVNTVVGFIGPEYLYDGRQILRAALEDHFCGKLLGLPMGLDICYTNHADADDDDVATMLTMLGVAGASFVICTPGGDDIMLNYQSASYHDALYLREVLGLRPAPEFETWLASIGLLDERGGIREVSGEIHPLTAIAAGRSAA from the coding sequence ATGAGCTATTCGTCCGTGCTCGGTGGTCGACGCCACCGCTTCGAGAGCCTCGCCCGTCTGCTCGCCGCCGCGAGCCCCGAACGCTCCGGCGACCGCCTGGCCGGACTCGCCGCCGCGTCCGAACAGGAGCGGGTCGCCGCGCGCTGGGCGCTCGCCGAGGTACCGCTCGCGGACTTCCTTACCAAGCCGCTGATCCCGTACGAGACCGACGACGTGACCCGGCTGATCCTCGACACGCACGACGCGACGGCGTTCGCGCCGGTGGCCTCGATGACGGTCGGCGGGTTCCGGGAGTGGCTGCTGTCGCAGGCGGCGTCCGCAGAGGCACTGGCCGCCGTGTCACCCGGGCTCACGCCCGAGATGGTCGCGGCGGTCTCCAAGCTGATGGGCAACGCGGATCTGGTCGCCGTGGCCCGCAAGGTCCGCGTGGTCACCGCGTTCCGCTCGACGATCGGACTGCCGGGGCGGCTGGCGACCCGGCTCCAGCCCAACCACCCCACCGACGACCCCGCGGGCGTGGCGGCGGCCCTGCTGGACGGCCTGCTCCTCGGCTCCGGCGACGCGGTGATCGGCATCAACCCGGCGACCGACAGCCCCAGGGCCGTACGGGACCTGCTGGAACTCCTCGACGGGGTGATCCAGCGCTACGCGATCCCCACCCAGTCCTGCGTGCTGTGCCATGTCACGACGAGCGTGGACCTGATGGAACGCGGTGCCCCCGTCGACCTGGTCTTCCAGTCCATCGCGGGCACCCAGGCGGCCAACGCGTCCTTCGGGGTGACGCTGGGTCTTCTCGACGAGGCGTACGAGGCGGCGCTGAAGCTGGAGCGGGGGACCGTCGGCCGCAACGTCATGTACTTCGAGACCGGCCAGGGCAGCGCCCTGTCGGCGGGCGCGCACCACGGGGTCGACCAGCAGACGGTGGAGGCACGGGCGTACGCGGTGGCCCGCCGCTACGACCCGCTGCTGGTCAACACCGTGGTCGGCTTCATCGGGCCCGAGTACCTCTACGACGGTCGGCAGATCCTGCGCGCCGCCCTGGAGGACCACTTCTGCGGCAAGCTGCTCGGGCTGCCGATGGGCCTGGACATCTGCTACACGAACCACGCGGACGCCGATGACGACGATGTGGCGACCATGCTGACCATGCTCGGCGTGGCCGGAGCGTCCTTCGTGATCTGCACGCCGGGCGGCGACGACATCATGCTCAACTACCAGTCGGCCTCCTACCACGATGCCCTGTACCTCCGGGAGGTCCTGGGACTGCGCCCGGCACCGGAGTTCGAGACCTGGCTCGCCTCGATCGGGCTGCTGGACGAACGGGGCGGCATCCGCGAGGTCTCCGGAGAGATCCACCCGTTGACGGCGATCGCGGCAGGGAGGTCGGCGGCATGA
- the eutC gene encoding ethanolamine ammonia-lyase subunit EutC: MTETTVQAEVVEVAEVAVQTGELWAELRLRTQARIGLGRAGSALPTRHRLELQAAHAAARDAVHSPFEPDGIAAALAGTPTVRVRSAAADRLTYLQRPDLGRRLDPTDRAHLPVGEWDVVFVVADGLSSRAVHEHAAAVVRGTTALLGDWRVAPVVLAEQARVALGDDVAAAMGATMVVVLIGERPGMSAADSLGAYLTHRPVPGTTTDADRNCLSNIRPPLGLSYEGAAAKLAGLMGRARELGRTGVELKDESDDHGEAVERLP, translated from the coding sequence ATGACCGAGACGACTGTGCAGGCAGAGGTGGTTGAAGTGGCTGAGGTGGCCGTACAGACAGGCGAGTTGTGGGCGGAGCTACGGCTGCGCACGCAGGCCAGGATCGGTCTCGGCCGGGCCGGCTCCGCGCTTCCCACCCGGCACCGCCTCGAACTCCAGGCCGCCCACGCGGCCGCCCGGGACGCGGTGCACTCGCCGTTCGAGCCGGACGGGATCGCGGCGGCGCTGGCGGGGACGCCGACGGTACGGGTCCGCAGCGCGGCGGCCGACCGGCTCACCTACCTCCAGCGGCCGGACCTGGGCCGCCGCCTCGACCCGACGGACCGTGCGCACCTTCCGGTGGGGGAGTGGGACGTGGTCTTCGTCGTCGCCGACGGGCTCTCCAGCCGCGCGGTGCACGAGCACGCGGCGGCGGTGGTGCGCGGGACGACGGCTCTCCTCGGGGACTGGCGCGTCGCCCCGGTCGTCCTCGCCGAACAGGCCCGTGTGGCCCTCGGCGACGACGTGGCGGCGGCGATGGGCGCGACGATGGTGGTGGTGCTGATCGGCGAACGCCCCGGTATGTCGGCGGCGGACTCGCTGGGCGCGTATCTGACCCACCGGCCGGTCCCGGGCACGACGACGGACGCCGACCGCAACTGTCTGTCCAACATCAGGCCGCCGCTGGGGCTGTCCTACGAGGGCGCGGCGGCCAAGCTGGCGGGGCTCATGGGGCGGGCACGGGAGTTGGGGCGGACCGGCGTGGAACTGAAGGACGAGAGCGACGATCACGGCGAAGCGGTCGAGCGACTGCCCTGA
- a CDS encoding diacylglycerol kinase, which yields MAEVATSATSDQLLVVIDPVARQTDGESVRIVKDVLSAGAVTKVCLPEGPEEFARALARRGSRRPVVVGDDRALIRAVVQLHRQRDLAHCVLSVVPVGPVLGVARALGLPTGAVAASRAVLDGAERRLDLLVDDSDGVVLGTLRIPPLSVPEPAEAAEAGRHWLRTYQSLVRTLVPARPAREPFVPAPGPAHLRVEVDGVTLVDLDQPLEAVSVTPGSGGGLATVEVRPLSVGAEASPLLASGRTVTVTGADFRYRADTGVAGPVRRRTWVVREGALRLTVPR from the coding sequence ATGGCCGAGGTGGCGACTTCCGCGACTTCCGATCAGCTGCTCGTAGTGATCGATCCGGTCGCCCGGCAGACCGACGGCGAGTCCGTACGGATCGTGAAAGACGTGCTCAGCGCGGGTGCGGTGACAAAGGTGTGCCTGCCGGAGGGGCCCGAGGAATTCGCCCGGGCGCTGGCTCGGCGCGGCTCCCGGCGACCGGTGGTGGTCGGTGACGACCGCGCGCTGATCCGGGCGGTGGTGCAGCTGCACCGGCAGCGGGACCTGGCGCACTGTGTGCTGTCGGTGGTGCCCGTCGGCCCGGTGCTGGGCGTCGCCCGCGCGCTGGGGCTGCCGACGGGGGCGGTGGCGGCCTCGCGGGCGGTGCTGGACGGCGCCGAGCGGCGGCTGGACCTGCTGGTGGACGACAGCGACGGGGTGGTACTGGGCACGTTGCGCATCCCGCCCCTGTCGGTCCCGGAACCCGCCGAGGCGGCGGAGGCCGGACGGCACTGGCTGCGGACCTACCAGTCGCTCGTACGGACCCTGGTGCCGGCCCGGCCCGCCCGGGAGCCGTTCGTGCCCGCTCCCGGCCCCGCCCATCTGCGGGTCGAGGTCGACGGCGTCACGCTGGTGGACCTGGACCAGCCCCTGGAGGCGGTGTCGGTCACCCCGGGCTCCGGCGGCGGCCTGGCCACGGTCGAGGTACGCCCGCTGTCGGTGGGCGCGGAGGCGTCCCCCCTGCTGGCCTCCGGCAGGACGGTCACGGTCACGGGGGCGGACTTCCGCTACCGGGCGGACACCGGGGTCGCGGGACCGGTACGGAGACGGACATGGGTGGTACGGGAGGGAGCACTGCGGCTGACGGTGCCGCGGTGA
- a CDS encoding adenylosuccinate synthase — protein sequence MPALVLLGAQWGDEGKGKATDLLGGSVDYVVRYQGGNNAGHTVVVGDQKYALHLLPSGILSPGCTPVIGNGVVVDPSVLFSELNGLNDRGVDTSKLLISGNAHIITPYNVTVDKVTERFLGKRKIGTTGRGIGPTYADKINRVGIRIQDLYDESILTQKVEAALDGKNQLLTKVFNRRAIEVEQVVEELLGYADRLKPYVADTVLVLNQALENDKVVLFEGGQGTLLDIDHGTYPFVTSSNPTAGGACTGSGVGPTKISRVIGILKAYTTRVGSGPFPTELLDADGDALRRIGGERGVTTGRDRRCGWFDAVIARYATRVNGLTDFFLTKLDVLTGWEQIPVCVAYEIDGKRVEELPYSQTDFHHAKPIYENLPGWSEDITKAKTFADLPKNAQDYVKALEEMSGAPISAIGVGPGRDETIEINSFL from the coding sequence GTGCCCGCACTTGTGCTGCTCGGTGCTCAGTGGGGTGACGAAGGCAAGGGAAAGGCGACCGACCTGCTCGGTGGCTCGGTGGACTATGTGGTGCGCTACCAAGGCGGCAACAACGCCGGCCACACGGTAGTCGTGGGCGATCAGAAGTACGCCCTCCACCTCCTCCCTTCCGGAATCCTGTCGCCGGGGTGCACCCCGGTCATCGGCAACGGTGTCGTCGTCGATCCGTCGGTCCTGTTCTCCGAGCTGAACGGACTGAACGACCGCGGCGTCGACACCTCCAAGCTCCTGATCAGTGGGAACGCCCACATCATCACGCCGTACAACGTCACCGTCGACAAGGTGACGGAACGCTTCCTCGGAAAGCGGAAGATCGGCACCACCGGACGCGGCATCGGGCCGACGTACGCGGACAAGATCAACCGCGTCGGCATCCGCATCCAGGACCTGTACGACGAGTCGATCCTGACGCAGAAGGTCGAGGCGGCTCTCGACGGCAAGAACCAGCTCCTCACCAAGGTCTTCAACCGCCGTGCCATCGAGGTGGAGCAGGTCGTCGAGGAACTGCTGGGCTATGCCGACCGGCTGAAGCCCTACGTCGCCGACACGGTCCTGGTGCTCAACCAGGCCCTGGAGAACGACAAGGTCGTCCTGTTCGAGGGCGGCCAGGGCACGCTCCTGGACATCGACCACGGCACGTACCCCTTCGTCACCTCCAGCAACCCCACCGCGGGCGGTGCGTGCACGGGATCGGGCGTCGGTCCCACGAAGATCAGCCGGGTCATCGGCATCCTCAAGGCGTACACGACCCGTGTCGGCTCGGGTCCGTTCCCGACCGAGCTGCTCGATGCGGACGGCGACGCGCTGCGCCGGATCGGCGGCGAGCGGGGTGTCACCACCGGCCGTGACCGCCGCTGCGGCTGGTTCGACGCGGTGATCGCCCGTTACGCGACCCGCGTCAACGGCCTCACCGACTTCTTCCTCACCAAGCTCGACGTCCTCACCGGCTGGGAGCAGATCCCGGTCTGCGTGGCCTACGAGATCGACGGCAAGCGCGTCGAGGAGCTCCCGTACTCCCAGACCGACTTCCACCACGCGAAGCCGATCTACGAGAACCTCCCCGGCTGGAGCGAGGACATCACGAAGGCCAAGACCTTCGCCGACCTCCCGAAGAACGCCCAGGACTACGTCAAGGCGCTGGAGGAGATGTCCGGCGCCCCGATCTCCGCGATCGGTGTGGGCCCGGGCCGGGACGAGACGATCGAGATCAATTCGTTCCTGTAA
- a CDS encoding bifunctional metallophosphatase/5'-nucleotidase, with translation MPVSPMNRRAFVKKSAVTGAAVAAAGSVAAGPAEAADRHKPKPRPTTWSFSILGTTDLHSHVFNWDYYTNAAPVDSKGNTYGIARIATLVKNLRAEKGEHRVLLVDAGDIIQGTSLAYYYANVDPITGKNGKRGPKHPMAVAMNEMRYDAAALGNHEFNYGVDVLRAFEKQCHFPLLGANALDAKTLKPAFEPYTVKRIKVPGAPDIKVGILGLTNPGIALWDKDNVSGKLVFPGLVEQAKKYVPRLRALGCDVVFLTDHSGLDGSTSWGDELPYVENASNLVAAQVPGIDAILVGHTHVDVPTYTVKNEETGEDVLLSEPYCYGYRLSVFDFELELVRGCWKITSKTATTLNSNTVAEDPKITELLTADHDLVVKYVNTAIGTSTADMSTAEACWKDVPAIDFIHEVQMETVKAGLSAADAALPLISVAACFSRTADIPKGDVTIRDVAGLYIYENTLYGKKLTGAQLKDYLEFAAKYYHQVPAGTKVDTATLTNANSFWDYMYDTAAGVSYEIDIAAAEGSRIKNLTYNGAAIPDDQVFVVAVNNYRANGGSGYPHIAAAESAYSSTNQVRDLMIAYATAKGTIDPSTFAATNWKLTQAGTAVF, from the coding sequence ATGCCCGTCAGTCCCATGAACCGCCGCGCGTTCGTGAAGAAGTCGGCCGTCACCGGGGCGGCCGTCGCCGCCGCGGGCAGCGTCGCCGCGGGGCCCGCCGAGGCCGCCGACCGGCACAAGCCGAAGCCCAGGCCGACGACCTGGTCGTTCTCCATCCTGGGCACGACCGACCTGCACAGCCACGTCTTCAACTGGGACTACTACACCAACGCCGCCCCGGTGGACTCCAAGGGCAACACCTACGGCATCGCCCGCATCGCCACCCTGGTCAAGAACCTGCGCGCTGAGAAGGGCGAGCACCGGGTGCTGCTCGTCGACGCCGGCGACATCATCCAGGGCACGTCCCTCGCGTACTACTACGCCAACGTCGACCCCATCACGGGCAAGAACGGCAAGCGCGGCCCCAAGCACCCCATGGCTGTCGCCATGAACGAGATGCGCTACGACGCCGCCGCCCTCGGCAACCACGAGTTCAACTACGGCGTGGACGTGCTGCGCGCCTTCGAGAAGCAGTGTCACTTCCCGCTGCTCGGCGCCAACGCCCTGGACGCGAAGACCCTCAAGCCCGCCTTCGAGCCCTACACGGTCAAGCGCATCAAGGTGCCCGGCGCCCCGGACATCAAGGTCGGCATCCTCGGCCTCACCAACCCGGGCATCGCGCTGTGGGACAAGGACAACGTCAGCGGCAAGCTGGTCTTCCCGGGGCTCGTCGAGCAGGCGAAGAAGTACGTGCCGAGGCTGCGCGCGCTCGGCTGCGACGTCGTCTTCCTCACCGACCACTCCGGTCTGGACGGCTCGACGTCGTGGGGCGACGAACTCCCGTACGTGGAGAACGCGTCGAACCTGGTCGCCGCGCAGGTCCCCGGCATCGACGCGATCCTCGTCGGCCACACCCACGTCGACGTCCCCACCTACACGGTGAAGAACGAGGAGACCGGCGAGGACGTCCTCCTCTCCGAGCCGTACTGCTACGGCTACCGCCTGTCCGTCTTCGACTTCGAGCTGGAACTCGTGCGCGGCTGCTGGAAGATCACCAGCAAGACGGCGACCACGCTCAACAGCAACACGGTCGCCGAGGACCCGAAGATCACCGAACTCCTCACCGCCGACCACGACCTGGTCGTCAAGTACGTCAACACGGCGATCGGCACCAGCACCGCGGACATGTCGACCGCGGAGGCCTGCTGGAAGGACGTCCCCGCCATCGACTTCATCCACGAGGTCCAGATGGAGACGGTGAAGGCGGGCCTGTCGGCGGCGGACGCCGCGCTCCCGCTGATCTCGGTGGCGGCCTGCTTCAGCCGCACCGCCGACATCCCCAAGGGTGACGTGACCATCCGCGACGTCGCCGGCCTCTACATCTACGAGAACACCCTCTACGGCAAGAAGCTCACCGGCGCCCAGCTCAAGGACTACCTGGAGTTCGCGGCGAAGTACTACCACCAGGTCCCGGCCGGCACGAAGGTCGACACCGCGACCCTCACCAACGCCAACAGCTTCTGGGACTACATGTACGACACGGCGGCCGGTGTCTCCTACGAGATCGACATCGCGGCGGCCGAGGGCTCCCGCATCAAGAACCTCACCTACAACGGCGCCGCGATCCCCGACGACCAGGTCTTCGTCGTCGCGGTCAACAACTACCGCGCCAACGGTGGCAGCGGCTACCCGCACATCGCCGCGGCGGAGTCCGCCTACAGCTCCACCAACCAGGTCCGCGACCTGATGATCGCCTACGCCACGGCCAAGGGCACCATCGACCCGTCGACGTTCGCGGCCACCAACTGGAAGCTGACGCAGGCCGGTACGGCGGTCTTCTAG